The following coding sequences lie in one Candidatus Limnocylindrales bacterium genomic window:
- a CDS encoding phosphoglycerate dehydrogenase, whose product MIKIVIPDDFPSVISGTPMLERLKPYGEVKVWTTRPESTEELIRRMQGAEVVINIRAYCKFTEEVFQKSPSLRLISIWGTGVDNVDLEAAQRYGVTVTNTPNTSTESVAEHALALMLAVARQIPHLHTQMKKGVWTRGFITQLFGKTAGIIGTGVIGQQTARLCRGIGMQVLAWTYHPSEEKAREIGFTYVPWETLLRQSDVISLHLRLSKTTEGLIGKKEFGLMKPSAIFINTARGAIVQKEALLEALREKKIAGAGLDVFDKEPIDPDDPLLALENVVVTPHCAPSSPEVLERGLSMAVDNVISYLGGTVKNRVV is encoded by the coding sequence ATGATCAAAATTGTAATTCCAGATGATTTCCCTTCTGTTATTTCCGGTACCCCCATGTTGGAGAGGCTTAAACCCTATGGAGAGGTTAAGGTCTGGACGACCAGGCCGGAATCTACCGAAGAGCTTATTCGGCGAATGCAAGGGGCAGAGGTCGTTATTAATATTCGGGCTTATTGTAAATTTACTGAAGAAGTTTTTCAGAAATCTCCCTCCCTTCGACTCATCTCCATTTGGGGAACCGGTGTGGATAATGTAGATCTGGAGGCGGCCCAACGGTACGGGGTCACTGTAACAAATACTCCCAACACCTCCACAGAATCCGTTGCAGAACACGCTTTAGCCCTTATGTTGGCCGTAGCCCGACAGATCCCCCACCTTCATACCCAGATGAAAAAAGGGGTCTGGACCCGGGGTTTTATTACCCAGCTTTTCGGTAAAACAGCCGGAATTATCGGCACCGGAGTTATCGGCCAGCAAACGGCCAGGTTATGCCGTGGAATTGGTATGCAGGTTCTTGCCTGGACCTACCATCCTTCTGAAGAAAAAGCCAGAGAAATCGGGTTTACCTACGTTCCATGGGAAACCCTTTTAAGACAATCTGACGTGATTTCCCTCCACCTGAGACTTTCAAAAACCACCGAAGGTCTGATCGGAAAAAAGGAATTTGGCCTTATGAAACCTTCTGCTATTTTTATCAATACCGCTCGGGGAGCTATTGTGCAAAAAGAAGCTTTACTGGAAGCTCTTAGAGAAAAAAAGATTGCCGGAGCGGGTTTGGATGTTTTTGATAAGGAACCTATCGATCCCGATGATCCCCTCCTGGCATTAGAGAATGTGGTAGTAACCCCTCATTGCGCGCCTTCAAGTCCAGAGGTCCTGGAAAGGGGCCTCAGTATGGCCGTGGATAACGTGATAAGCTATCTGGGTGGGACCGTAAAAAACAGGGTCGTTTAA
- a CDS encoding cold shock domain-containing protein: MSVRGRVKWFNEAKGYGFIERENDTDVFVHYTAIQGEGFKTLSEGQTVEFEVIESEKGPQAANVIKLQS; the protein is encoded by the coding sequence ATGTCAGTACGAGGACGTGTCAAATGGTTTAATGAAGCAAAAGGTTATGGCTTCATTGAACGTGAAAATGATACCGATGTTTTTGTGCACTATACAGCTATCCAGGGAGAAGGGTTTAAGACTCTCAGCGAGGGTCAAACCGTAGAGTTTGAGGTCATTGAGAGCGAGAAAGGCCCCCAGGCCGCCAATGTAATCAAACTCCAATCTTAG
- the lexA gene encoding transcriptional repressor LexA gives MKAPVLYRRQREILEYIKAFIKANDSAPSLKEIADNFGLSSLATVHKHLGALEKKGLIRRTSQARSIEIIESDENFVSLPLKGLIAAGKPIENFDDPQETLSIPMELISGKDPKKLYVLKVQGNSMIDEFINDGDYIVVEEKNHANNGETVVAFLSDGGVTLKKYYKEKDHIRLQPANPELKPYILKEDVHIQGKVIAVYRKYN, from the coding sequence ATGAAAGCCCCGGTTCTCTACAGACGTCAGAGAGAAATTTTAGAATATATTAAAGCGTTTATTAAAGCCAATGATTCGGCCCCTTCTTTAAAAGAAATTGCCGATAACTTTGGACTTTCTTCTCTGGCTACGGTTCATAAGCATTTAGGAGCTTTAGAGAAGAAAGGCTTGATAAGACGAACCAGTCAGGCCAGATCCATTGAAATTATAGAAAGCGATGAGAACTTTGTTTCGCTTCCTTTAAAAGGTCTTATTGCTGCCGGTAAACCCATTGAAAATTTCGATGATCCCCAAGAAACCCTCTCCATCCCCATGGAACTTATATCGGGAAAAGATCCTAAGAAGTTGTATGTGCTAAAAGTTCAAGGAAACAGTATGATTGATGAGTTTATCAACGATGGAGACTATATAGTAGTCGAAGAAAAAAATCATGCCAACAATGGAGAGACGGTGGTTGCTTTCCTCTCCGATGGAGGAGTGACCCTAAAAAAGTACTACAAGGAAAAAGATCATATTCGATTACAACCGGCTAACCCGGAATTAAAACCCTATATTCTGAAAGAAGATGTTCATATCCAGGGTAAGGTGATTGCAGTTTATCGAAAATACAATTGA
- a CDS encoding DNA-directed RNA polymerase subunit alpha produces the protein MHWKGIQKPKELKCDYETLTGTYGRFYAEPFERGFGITIGNSLRRILLASLRGIAVTSVKIEGVLHEFSTIPGVVEDVSEIILNIKELILKPRSDNLEYPRKLYLKVSNSSSESKEVTARDIQGDPDIEILNPDLHIATLSKEGSLDMEMEVQLGRGYVPSELNKREDQPIGVLPIDSIFTPIKKVTYDVDASRVGGRTDYDKLTLEVWTNGTISPADAIAHAAKILKDQLNIFINFEEEPEVEEKEVDEEEEKFNENLLKSIDELELSVRSSNCLNNANIRTIGELVQKTEAELLKTRNFGKKSLNEIKTILAEMGLSLGMKLENFPPKNKGTSKKKSTTKVGTSE, from the coding sequence ATGCACTGGAAAGGTATTCAAAAACCTAAAGAACTTAAATGCGACTATGAAACGTTAACCGGAACATACGGACGTTTCTACGCCGAACCCTTTGAGAGGGGATTTGGAATTACCATTGGAAACTCTCTGAGACGTATTCTCCTGGCCTCTCTACGTGGTATAGCGGTAACCTCTGTCAAGATCGAGGGAGTTTTACATGAATTTTCAACTATTCCGGGAGTTGTAGAAGATGTATCTGAGATTATTCTTAATATAAAGGAGCTCATTTTAAAACCGCGTTCCGATAACCTGGAGTACCCACGGAAGCTCTACCTCAAAGTCTCCAATTCCTCTTCAGAAAGTAAAGAGGTCACGGCTAGGGACATTCAAGGAGATCCGGATATCGAAATCCTGAATCCTGACCTGCACATTGCAACCCTGAGTAAAGAAGGGTCCCTGGATATGGAAATGGAAGTTCAGTTGGGTCGGGGTTATGTACCCAGTGAGCTCAATAAGAGAGAGGATCAGCCCATCGGGGTTCTTCCCATCGATTCTATTTTTACACCGATTAAAAAGGTCACTTATGATGTGGATGCTTCCCGCGTTGGAGGTCGAACCGATTATGATAAATTAACCCTGGAAGTCTGGACCAATGGGACCATATCCCCGGCCGATGCCATTGCCCACGCCGCTAAGATTCTGAAGGATCAGTTAAATATTTTTATTAACTTTGAAGAAGAACCCGAGGTTGAGGAAAAAGAGGTTGATGAAGAAGAGGAGAAATTTAATGAAAATCTCTTGAAAAGCATTGATGAATTGGAGTTATCGGTTCGATCCAGCAATTGCCTGAACAATGCCAATATCCGGACTATAGGAGAACTGGTTCAGAAAACGGAAGCTGAACTGTTAAAAACCAGAAATTTTGGGAAAAAATCCCTCAATGAAATTAAAACGATTCTTGCTGAAATGGGTCTGTCCCTGGGTATGAAGTTAGAGAATTTCCCACCTAAAAATAAAGGAACTTCCAAGAAAAAATCCACCACCAAGGTAGGAACATCTGAATAA
- the hemC gene encoding hydroxymethylbilane synthase — MKSVVRIGTRGSQLALWQANWVKNRLEGLYPDQKIVLEIIKTRGDILLDTPLARVGGKGLFVKEIEEALLENRVDLAVHSMKDVPMEIPEPLWIPAITEREDPRDVLISKRNLTLADLPPGARIGTSSLRRQSQLLHYRPDFRIVPLRGNVNTRLRKLEQEDLDAIVLAAAGIKRMGWEARITEYLPYHISLPAIGQGALGIECRREDGIINEMVARLNHSLTARVVTAERAFLRRLEGGCQVPIACHGEIQAHILRLTGLISTPDGKWMIRDQVSGEVGEWENGQQEEKLGIQLAERLLAQGAGQVLERWK; from the coding sequence ATGAAATCGGTTGTAAGGATTGGAACACGTGGGAGCCAGCTAGCTCTCTGGCAGGCTAACTGGGTCAAGAACCGGTTGGAAGGCCTGTACCCGGATCAAAAAATAGTTCTGGAAATTATTAAGACCCGGGGGGACATCCTGTTGGATACTCCCCTGGCCCGGGTGGGTGGTAAAGGGCTCTTCGTTAAGGAAATCGAAGAGGCACTCCTGGAAAATCGCGTTGATCTGGCCGTTCATAGTATGAAAGACGTCCCTATGGAGATTCCAGAACCGCTGTGGATTCCGGCTATCACAGAAAGAGAAGACCCCCGGGATGTACTTATCTCTAAAAGAAATCTAACCTTAGCCGATTTACCTCCAGGGGCCAGGATCGGAACCAGCAGTTTGCGCAGACAATCTCAACTCCTCCATTATCGACCGGATTTTCGGATAGTTCCCCTTCGTGGAAATGTAAACACCCGATTACGTAAATTGGAGCAGGAGGATTTAGATGCCATTGTTTTGGCCGCAGCCGGTATCAAACGAATGGGCTGGGAAGCCAGGATTACCGAGTATCTTCCTTACCATATTAGTTTACCGGCTATTGGACAGGGCGCCCTGGGGATTGAATGCCGTCGGGAGGATGGGATCATCAATGAAATGGTCGCTCGTTTGAACCATAGCTTGACGGCCCGGGTTGTTACAGCAGAACGGGCTTTTTTACGAAGGCTAGAAGGGGGTTGTCAAGTCCCCATTGCCTGTCACGGGGAGATACAGGCCCATATTCTCCGTTTAACAGGTCTAATTAGTACACCAGACGGGAAATGGATGATTCGGGATCAGGTAAGTGGTGAGGTAGGAGAGTGGGAAAACGGCCAACAGGAAGAAAAACTCGGGATCCAATTGGCAGAGCGACTCCTTGCACAAGGTGCCGGCCAGGTTCTGGAGCGATGGAAATAA
- a CDS encoding DUF3352 domain-containing protein: MKKLTAGLLFLILIFWLSGLSIAEEPLERLVPDGSLGLISFQGLKQSLEKFQGTALFKILQSPELSENTSGFWKVISKSYEEFRSKFVEEMGFEPTELLDIFGGKLTFALVNLDLEELNKKGSQALPEVLILADVSKNQDQLKDLLEKKILPKIKREDSQTQVTTEKYKTVSLTTLTNKEGEAISYAFLGNTFAVSLKPSLMKRVVDLQSGQGGKKSMASNASYQSVAEAIARDKSEFHLYMDMRKVLDLAKKQIRTTGKPSDQQALKFLDYYNLNSLSWSLAVEGAGLKDRFFIQTYPSEKGFWTQMLKDLEGSSITSESMIPADILYYQSSLINWVQLWRYLLTVFQETMPPQEYQKFELGLAFLRDGLKLDPEKNLLEYLGNEVVLALNVKGLNELTAGGKPSPDNFPFLFMLKLKNPSGLQQTLTQIGTLLQLQFKRDKIGDTPIQYLDIPSPDFPVRLNYAFINDFWVLSLSKSMIGEVNHALKGDTALANAPDYKELKTHFSEEKVIGRVYINLKDILKLMAPLADKGMASLAQQMKETAPGLDQVKPPELSKIAETLFGMMMVSTTREDGFVSEAYSPVGGFMSLALAGGLVGALSSSTTLKSSDDNAKQAKTLADMRVLTTAIESYIAEKGAPPETLEELVPKYLPEIPLRDGWGNEFIYEVGEDNQTYSLISLGKDGVEGGEGFNADIVIENGEFIAGPGVRD, from the coding sequence ATGAAAAAACTTACGGCCGGTCTTTTATTCTTAATTTTGATCTTTTGGCTATCTGGACTCTCTATAGCCGAAGAGCCTCTAGAACGGCTTGTTCCTGATGGGAGTCTGGGATTGATTTCTTTTCAGGGATTAAAACAATCCCTGGAGAAATTTCAGGGAACAGCCCTTTTTAAGATTCTTCAATCCCCAGAGCTATCTGAGAACACTTCCGGGTTTTGGAAAGTAATAAGTAAGAGCTATGAGGAGTTCCGTTCCAAATTTGTCGAGGAGATGGGCTTTGAGCCTACGGAACTTCTGGATATTTTCGGAGGGAAACTGACCTTTGCATTGGTGAACTTAGACCTGGAGGAATTAAATAAAAAAGGATCACAAGCCCTTCCGGAGGTTCTTATTCTGGCCGATGTAAGCAAAAATCAAGATCAACTGAAGGATCTCCTGGAGAAGAAGATCCTTCCTAAAATTAAGCGAGAGGATTCCCAAACCCAGGTTACCACAGAAAAGTATAAAACCGTTTCACTAACGACCCTTACCAATAAAGAAGGAGAAGCCATCAGTTATGCTTTTCTGGGTAACACCTTTGCCGTTTCGTTAAAACCTTCCCTGATGAAAAGGGTTGTCGACCTTCAGAGCGGTCAGGGGGGAAAGAAAAGTATGGCCAGTAATGCTTCTTACCAATCAGTAGCCGAAGCCATTGCACGGGATAAAAGCGAATTCCATCTGTATATGGATATGCGAAAGGTTTTGGATCTGGCTAAAAAGCAGATACGTACTACCGGCAAACCCTCTGATCAGCAAGCCCTCAAATTTTTGGACTACTACAATTTGAACTCCTTGAGCTGGAGTTTAGCGGTAGAAGGGGCCGGATTGAAAGATCGGTTTTTTATTCAAACCTATCCTTCTGAGAAGGGTTTCTGGACTCAGATGCTTAAAGATTTAGAAGGAAGTTCAATAACCTCCGAGTCTATGATTCCGGCTGATATTCTTTATTACCAGAGTAGCTTGATTAATTGGGTACAACTCTGGCGCTATCTCCTGACGGTCTTTCAGGAAACCATGCCTCCGCAAGAATATCAGAAGTTTGAATTAGGTCTGGCTTTTCTGCGAGATGGATTAAAATTAGATCCAGAGAAAAATCTTCTGGAATATTTGGGAAATGAAGTGGTTCTGGCTTTAAATGTAAAAGGGTTAAATGAGTTAACGGCCGGTGGGAAACCTTCTCCGGATAATTTCCCCTTCCTGTTTATGTTGAAGCTCAAAAATCCTTCTGGCCTTCAACAGACCCTTACGCAAATAGGAACCCTTCTCCAGTTGCAATTTAAGCGAGACAAGATCGGAGATACCCCTATTCAGTATCTGGATATTCCCAGTCCTGATTTTCCGGTTCGGCTTAATTATGCGTTTATTAATGATTTTTGGGTTCTCAGCCTTTCCAAATCCATGATAGGCGAAGTCAATCACGCCTTAAAGGGAGATACGGCCCTGGCAAACGCTCCAGATTATAAAGAGCTTAAAACTCATTTCTCGGAAGAAAAGGTAATCGGGCGTGTTTATATTAATCTTAAAGATATTTTAAAGCTGATGGCTCCTTTAGCCGATAAGGGGATGGCTTCCTTAGCACAACAAATGAAAGAAACCGCGCCGGGTCTGGATCAGGTGAAGCCCCCCGAGTTAAGTAAAATAGCCGAAACCCTATTCGGGATGATGATGGTTTCTACAACCCGGGAGGATGGATTTGTTTCAGAGGCTTATTCCCCGGTAGGGGGTTTTATGAGTTTAGCCCTGGCAGGGGGGCTTGTCGGAGCCCTGTCATCATCCACAACCCTGAAGTCCTCCGATGATAATGCCAAGCAGGCCAAGACCCTGGCCGATATGAGAGTTCTGACGACGGCCATTGAGAGCTACATAGCTGAAAAAGGTGCACCGCCGGAAACCTTAGAAGAGCTGGTCCCAAAATACCTTCCGGAAATTCCCCTTAGGGATGGTTGGGGAAATGAATTTATCTACGAAGTTGGAGAGGACAATCAGACTTATTCTCTCATCTCCCTGGGAAAAGATGGGGTCGAAGGGGGAGAAGGTTTTAATGCCGATATTGTTATCGAAAATGGTGAATTTATTGCGGGGCCTGGAGTTAGGGATTAA